CACGCCCCAGACCGCCTCGTAGACCCGGCGCAGCTCGCCGACGGTGAACTCCGGGGGGCAGAAGGCGGTGGCCAGCGAGGAGTACTCGATCTTGGAGCGGGCGCGCTCCACCCCGGCCGCCAGAATCTGACCGTGGTCGAACGCGAGCAGCACGCCGTCGTTGCGCTCCTCGCCGAGCAGTTCGCTCACCGGCGCCCACCGGGCACTGCTGGCGTCGCCGCCCGCGCGGGGCGGCGGCAGGTCCGGGGCGAGGACCAGGTAGGCGACGCTCACCACCCGCATCCGGGGGTCCCGCTGCGGGTGCCCGTAGGTGGCGAGCTGCTCCAGGTGCGCGCCTGCGGGGGCCTGTCCGGCCGGGAGGCTGCCCGGCAGCGACTGCGCCCGCAGCCCGGTCTCCTCCGCCAGTTCGCGGGACGCCGCCTCGGCCAGGCCCTCGTCCAGCCGGACGAAGCCGCCGGGCAGCGCCCAGTAGCCCTGGAACGGTGCCTCGCCGCGCTTCACCAGTAGGGCGCACAGCTCGTGGTCGCGCACCGTCAGCACCACCAGGTCAACCGTGACTGCGAACGGGGGGAAGGCCGACGGGTCATAGCGCGACATGCCGCCGATCTTAGTCGTCTCTCTGACGATAATCACAGACCACGATGCCTTTCCCCTCTCTCCGGGCCGCCCCGGACCGTCCTTCCCGAGCCGTCCGCCCCGGCGGGGCCGCGTTCAGCCGGCGGCGAGTTGCAGGAACGACGGTGCCTCCTCCACGACCGCGACGCCGATCCGGCTGACCCGGACCGAGAACGGCTCGCCGGCCACCCGCAGGCCGGTCAGTTCCAGTGCGCCCAGCGGGGCGGTGCTCGCCGGGCGGGTGGCCACCCGGCCTGACGGGACGTCGGGGCGGACGCCCGCCAGCGAGAGGACCAGGTGCACGGCGGCGGCCGCGGAGACCCCGGCCGGGCGGCAGGCCGCCGGGTGCGGGACGGGCGGGCAGTCGGCGACCTTCTGCTCGCCGGCGTACATCTCCGGCAGGCGGCCCTCGAAGTGCACGGACGCCTCCAGCAGGCCCTCCAGCAGTATTTCGGCCTCCCGCTCGAACCCGGCGTCCACCAGGCCGCTCACCGCGAGCGCGGTCTCCTGGACCCGCACCGCACCGCTGCGGTGGCCGAGCGGGTTGAAGCGGGGGGA
Above is a genomic segment from Kitasatospora cineracea containing:
- a CDS encoding NUDIX hydrolase; protein product: MSRYDPSAFPPFAVTVDLVVLTVRDHELCALLVKRGEAPFQGYWALPGGFVRLDEGLAEAASRELAEETGLRAQSLPGSLPAGQAPAGAHLEQLATYGHPQRDPRMRVVSVAYLVLAPDLPPPRAGGDASSARWAPVSELLGEERNDGVLLAFDHGQILAAGVERARSKIEYSSLATAFCPPEFTVGELRRVYEAVWGVVLDPRNFHRKVTGTPGFLLPSGGTTTRQGGRPAQLFTAGGATVLNPPMLRPES